One segment of Mycolicibacterium baixiangningiae DNA contains the following:
- a CDS encoding MarR family winged helix-turn-helix transcriptional regulator, with translation MAEPAGWQAMRSVLLLCRSMKAVVDQELKDAFALRVIDFQILKQLQSRQSGTCLLGEVARDLVVHTTTVSIATERLSHRNLVERQAHPTDRRATLVNITDEGRELAEAATAALAAAEFGLAGLTPDQLAALGGVDAARAARS, from the coding sequence ATGGCCGAACCCGCGGGTTGGCAGGCGATGCGCTCGGTGTTGTTGCTCTGCCGGTCGATGAAGGCCGTCGTCGACCAGGAGCTCAAGGACGCGTTCGCGCTGCGGGTGATCGACTTCCAGATCCTCAAACAGCTGCAGTCCAGGCAGAGCGGCACCTGTCTGCTCGGCGAGGTGGCCCGCGACCTGGTCGTGCACACCACCACGGTGAGCATCGCCACCGAGCGGCTCTCCCACCGGAACCTGGTCGAGCGCCAGGCCCATCCCACCGACCGCAGAGCGACTCTGGTGAACATCACCGACGAGGGCCGCGAGCTGGCGGAGGCGGCGACGGCGGCGTTGGCGGCTGCGGAATTCGGGCTGGCCGGGCTGACTCCCGACCAGTTGGCGGCGCTGGGCGGGGTCGACGCCGCCCGCGCCGCGAGAAGCTGA